In Arachis stenosperma cultivar V10309 chromosome 1, arast.V10309.gnm1.PFL2, whole genome shotgun sequence, one DNA window encodes the following:
- the LOC130950097 gene encoding squamosa promoter-binding-like protein 6 isoform X4: protein MESSWDYVTEEEKGYVSNDALSAAPPPPPPSTLLRSKSSFLGWELKTPCSSFDNQCFEELGFPELLGKPLFNDLIGGSGHGGRITSSSNSTITTTTTVVDSSSGRDSLIDLKLGRFADHADVNVASLSKGAPVLCSSVSSTAPKRPRGSLGLHSQTSYCQVYGCNKDLSSSKDYHKRHKVCEVHSKTAVVIVNGIEQRFCQQCSRFHLLAEFDDGKRSCRKRLAGHNERRRKPQADSRFQGTMLSSASFISSDSDKYGMSSFWKPGKAEHGADFWHPESRSLFPSYNGKQFPFLHESGATSTTTESIFYENNNQYKHVIAAQHPGSRPLFQNSSLGSDDFNLFDTSSTVQGLSGISDSCCALSLLSSQSQNSSSQSSGIPFVPPMVSPSSHSHPCSISQVSEKIGMSSQTSSCRVYDRFPSALNPASGSQLSPILISDNNNIVNFEMADRIFQGSDFANARDRLSCEDVATMDLLQLSSQLQRVEHQRQSLQVKQENDSSCTLRIT from the exons ATGGAATCTTCTTGGGATTATGTTActgaagaagaaaaggggtATGTCTCCAACGATGCACTTTCTGCTgcacctcctcctcctcctcctagtACCCTTTTGAGAAGCAAAAGTTCCTTCCTTGGATGGGAACTGAAAACCCCATGTTCTAGCTTTGACAATCAATGTTTTGAAGAACTTGGTTTCCCTGAACTGTTGGGAAAACCATTGTTTAATGATCTAATTGGAGGTAGTGGACATGGTGGAAGAATCACAAGTAGTAGTAATAGTACTATTACAACTACTACTACTGTTGTGGACTCCAGTAGTGGCCGTGATTCCCTCATTGATTTGAAGCTTGGAAGATTTGCTGATCATGCTGATGTTAATGTTGCATCACTTTCCAAAGGAGCACCTGTTTTGTGTTCTTCTGTGTCGTCCACGGCCCCGAAGAGACCGCGAGGCTCTTTGGGTTTGCACTCGCAGACTTCTTACTGCCAAGTCTATGGCTGTAACAAGGATCTCAGCTCCTCTAAAGATTACCACAAGAGACACAAAGTTTGTGAGGTTCATTCCAAGACTGCCGTAGTTATAGTCAATGGCATTGAGCAAAGGTTTTGTCAGCAATGTAGTAG GTTTCATTTGCTGgctgaattcgatgatggtaaGCGCAGCTGTCGCAAACGCCTTGCAGGACATAACGAACGGCGAAGAAAACCACAAGCAG ATAGCAGATTCCAGGGAACCATGCTATCGTCGGCATCTTTTATCTCCTCGGATTCAGATAAATACGGAATGAGTAGCTTCTGGAAACCCGGTAAAGCAGAACACGGGGCCGATTTTTGGCATCCTGAGTCAAGATCTCTTTTCCCTTCATACAATGGAAAACAAtttccctttcttcatgagAGTGGTGCTACATCCACTACTACTGAAAGCATCTTCTATGAAAACAATAACCAATATAAGCATGTCATTGCGGCCCAACATCCAGGGTCAAGACCACTATTTCAGAACAGCTCCTTAGGAAGTGACGACTTCAATCTTTTCGATACATCATCAACTGTTCAAGGATTGTCGGGAATTTCGGACTCGTGTTGTGCTCTCTCTCTTCTGTCATCTCAATCCCAGAACTCTTCAAGCCAATCGTCCGGAATTCCCTTTGTTCCCCCCATGGTTAGTCCAAGCAGCCACAGCCATCCTTGCAGCATAAGTCAAGTCTCTGAAAAGATAGGAATGAGCTCGCAAACTTCTTCGTGCCGAGTGTACGATAGGTTTCCATCGGCGCTGAATCCTGCAAGTGGAAGCCAGCTTAGTCCTATACTTATATCAGACAATAACAATATTGTCAACTTCGAAATGGCAGACCGGATTTTCCAAGGTTCAGACTTTGCTAATGCTAGAGATCGTCTTTCATGTGAAGATGTTGCAACAATGGACTTGCTACAGCTGTCGTCGCAGCTTCAACGAGTCGAGCATCAAAGGCAGTCCTTGCAGGTTAAGCAAGAAAATGATTCTTCCTGCACTCTCCGGATTACTTAA
- the LOC130950097 gene encoding squamosa promoter-binding-like protein 6 isoform X2 codes for MESSWDYVTEEEKGYVSNDALSAAPPPPPPSTLLRSKSSFLGWELKTPCSSFDNQCFEELGFPELLGKPLFNDLIGGSGHGGRITSSSNSTITTTTTVVDSSSGRDSLIDLKLGRFADHADVNVASLSKGAPVLCSSVSSTAPKRPRGSLGLHSQTSYCQVYGCNKDLSSSKDYHKRHKVCEVHSKTAVVIVNGIEQRFCQQCSRFHLLAEFDDGKRSCRKRLAGHNERRRKPQAGIHSGKAATLLHPCGNSRFQGTMLSSASFISSDSDKYGMSSFWKPGKAEHGADFWHPESRSLFPSYNGKQFPFLHESGATSTTTESIFYENNNQYKHVIAAQHPGSRPLFQNSSLGSDDFNLFDTSSTVQGLSGISDSCCALSLLSSQSQNSSSQSSGIPFVPPMVSPSSHSHPCSISQVSEKIGMSSQTSSCRVYDRFPSALNPASGSQLSPILISDNNNIVNFEMADRIFQGSDFANARDRLSCEDVATMDLLQLSSQLQRVEHQRQSLQVKQENDSSCTLRIT; via the exons ATGGAATCTTCTTGGGATTATGTTActgaagaagaaaaggggtATGTCTCCAACGATGCACTTTCTGCTgcacctcctcctcctcctcctagtACCCTTTTGAGAAGCAAAAGTTCCTTCCTTGGATGGGAACTGAAAACCCCATGTTCTAGCTTTGACAATCAATGTTTTGAAGAACTTGGTTTCCCTGAACTGTTGGGAAAACCATTGTTTAATGATCTAATTGGAGGTAGTGGACATGGTGGAAGAATCACAAGTAGTAGTAATAGTACTATTACAACTACTACTACTGTTGTGGACTCCAGTAGTGGCCGTGATTCCCTCATTGATTTGAAGCTTGGAAGATTTGCTGATCATGCTGATGTTAATGTTGCATCACTTTCCAAAGGAGCACCTGTTTTGTGTTCTTCTGTGTCGTCCACGGCCCCGAAGAGACCGCGAGGCTCTTTGGGTTTGCACTCGCAGACTTCTTACTGCCAAGTCTATGGCTGTAACAAGGATCTCAGCTCCTCTAAAGATTACCACAAGAGACACAAAGTTTGTGAGGTTCATTCCAAGACTGCCGTAGTTATAGTCAATGGCATTGAGCAAAGGTTTTGTCAGCAATGTAGTAG GTTTCATTTGCTGgctgaattcgatgatggtaaGCGCAGCTGTCGCAAACGCCTTGCAGGACATAACGAACGGCGAAGAAAACCACAAGCAGGTATTCACTCTGGAAAGGCTGCGACGTTGCTTCATCCATGTGGTA ATAGCAGATTCCAGGGAACCATGCTATCGTCGGCATCTTTTATCTCCTCGGATTCAGATAAATACGGAATGAGTAGCTTCTGGAAACCCGGTAAAGCAGAACACGGGGCCGATTTTTGGCATCCTGAGTCAAGATCTCTTTTCCCTTCATACAATGGAAAACAAtttccctttcttcatgagAGTGGTGCTACATCCACTACTACTGAAAGCATCTTCTATGAAAACAATAACCAATATAAGCATGTCATTGCGGCCCAACATCCAGGGTCAAGACCACTATTTCAGAACAGCTCCTTAGGAAGTGACGACTTCAATCTTTTCGATACATCATCAACTGTTCAAGGATTGTCGGGAATTTCGGACTCGTGTTGTGCTCTCTCTCTTCTGTCATCTCAATCCCAGAACTCTTCAAGCCAATCGTCCGGAATTCCCTTTGTTCCCCCCATGGTTAGTCCAAGCAGCCACAGCCATCCTTGCAGCATAAGTCAAGTCTCTGAAAAGATAGGAATGAGCTCGCAAACTTCTTCGTGCCGAGTGTACGATAGGTTTCCATCGGCGCTGAATCCTGCAAGTGGAAGCCAGCTTAGTCCTATACTTATATCAGACAATAACAATATTGTCAACTTCGAAATGGCAGACCGGATTTTCCAAGGTTCAGACTTTGCTAATGCTAGAGATCGTCTTTCATGTGAAGATGTTGCAACAATGGACTTGCTACAGCTGTCGTCGCAGCTTCAACGAGTCGAGCATCAAAGGCAGTCCTTGCAGGTTAAGCAAGAAAATGATTCTTCCTGCACTCTCCGGATTACTTAA
- the LOC130950097 gene encoding squamosa promoter-binding-like protein 6 isoform X3: MESSWDYVTEEEKGYVSNDALSAAPPPPPPSTLLRSKSSFLGWELKTPCSSFDNQCFEELGFPELLGKPLFNDLIGGSGHGGRITSSSNSTITTTTTVVDSSSGRDSLIDLKLGRFADHADVNVASLSKGAPVLCSSVSSTAPKRPRGSLGLHSQTSYCQVYGCNKDLSSSKDYHKRHKVCEVHSKTAVVIVNGIEQRFCQQCSRFHLLAEFDDGKRSCRKRLAGHNERRRKPQAGIHSGKAATLLHPCDSRFQGTMLSSASFISSDSDKYGMSSFWKPGKAEHGADFWHPESRSLFPSYNGKQFPFLHESGATSTTTESIFYENNNQYKHVIAAQHPGSRPLFQNSSLGSDDFNLFDTSSTVQGLSGISDSCCALSLLSSQSQNSSSQSSGIPFVPPMVSPSSHSHPCSISQVSEKIGMSSQTSSCRVYDRFPSALNPASGSQLSPILISDNNNIVNFEMADRIFQGSDFANARDRLSCEDVATMDLLQLSSQLQRVEHQRQSLQVKQENDSSCTLRIT, encoded by the exons ATGGAATCTTCTTGGGATTATGTTActgaagaagaaaaggggtATGTCTCCAACGATGCACTTTCTGCTgcacctcctcctcctcctcctagtACCCTTTTGAGAAGCAAAAGTTCCTTCCTTGGATGGGAACTGAAAACCCCATGTTCTAGCTTTGACAATCAATGTTTTGAAGAACTTGGTTTCCCTGAACTGTTGGGAAAACCATTGTTTAATGATCTAATTGGAGGTAGTGGACATGGTGGAAGAATCACAAGTAGTAGTAATAGTACTATTACAACTACTACTACTGTTGTGGACTCCAGTAGTGGCCGTGATTCCCTCATTGATTTGAAGCTTGGAAGATTTGCTGATCATGCTGATGTTAATGTTGCATCACTTTCCAAAGGAGCACCTGTTTTGTGTTCTTCTGTGTCGTCCACGGCCCCGAAGAGACCGCGAGGCTCTTTGGGTTTGCACTCGCAGACTTCTTACTGCCAAGTCTATGGCTGTAACAAGGATCTCAGCTCCTCTAAAGATTACCACAAGAGACACAAAGTTTGTGAGGTTCATTCCAAGACTGCCGTAGTTATAGTCAATGGCATTGAGCAAAGGTTTTGTCAGCAATGTAGTAG GTTTCATTTGCTGgctgaattcgatgatggtaaGCGCAGCTGTCGCAAACGCCTTGCAGGACATAACGAACGGCGAAGAAAACCACAAGCAGGTATTCACTCTGGAAAGGCTGCGACGTTGCTTCATCCATGTG ATAGCAGATTCCAGGGAACCATGCTATCGTCGGCATCTTTTATCTCCTCGGATTCAGATAAATACGGAATGAGTAGCTTCTGGAAACCCGGTAAAGCAGAACACGGGGCCGATTTTTGGCATCCTGAGTCAAGATCTCTTTTCCCTTCATACAATGGAAAACAAtttccctttcttcatgagAGTGGTGCTACATCCACTACTACTGAAAGCATCTTCTATGAAAACAATAACCAATATAAGCATGTCATTGCGGCCCAACATCCAGGGTCAAGACCACTATTTCAGAACAGCTCCTTAGGAAGTGACGACTTCAATCTTTTCGATACATCATCAACTGTTCAAGGATTGTCGGGAATTTCGGACTCGTGTTGTGCTCTCTCTCTTCTGTCATCTCAATCCCAGAACTCTTCAAGCCAATCGTCCGGAATTCCCTTTGTTCCCCCCATGGTTAGTCCAAGCAGCCACAGCCATCCTTGCAGCATAAGTCAAGTCTCTGAAAAGATAGGAATGAGCTCGCAAACTTCTTCGTGCCGAGTGTACGATAGGTTTCCATCGGCGCTGAATCCTGCAAGTGGAAGCCAGCTTAGTCCTATACTTATATCAGACAATAACAATATTGTCAACTTCGAAATGGCAGACCGGATTTTCCAAGGTTCAGACTTTGCTAATGCTAGAGATCGTCTTTCATGTGAAGATGTTGCAACAATGGACTTGCTACAGCTGTCGTCGCAGCTTCAACGAGTCGAGCATCAAAGGCAGTCCTTGCAGGTTAAGCAAGAAAATGATTCTTCCTGCACTCTCCGGATTACTTAA
- the LOC130950097 gene encoding squamosa promoter-binding-like protein 6 isoform X1 yields the protein MESSWDYVTEEEKGYVSNDALSAAPPPPPPSTLLRSKSSFLGWELKTPCSSFDNQCFEELGFPELLGKPLFNDLIGGSGHGGRITSSSNSTITTTTTVVDSSSGRDSLIDLKLGRFADHADVNVASLSKGAPVLCSSVSSTAPKRPRGSLGLHSQTSYCQVYGCNKDLSSSKDYHKRHKVCEVHSKTAVVIVNGIEQRFCQQCSRFHLLAEFDDGKRSCRKRLAGHNERRRKPQAGIHSGKAATLLHPCGSDSRFQGTMLSSASFISSDSDKYGMSSFWKPGKAEHGADFWHPESRSLFPSYNGKQFPFLHESGATSTTTESIFYENNNQYKHVIAAQHPGSRPLFQNSSLGSDDFNLFDTSSTVQGLSGISDSCCALSLLSSQSQNSSSQSSGIPFVPPMVSPSSHSHPCSISQVSEKIGMSSQTSSCRVYDRFPSALNPASGSQLSPILISDNNNIVNFEMADRIFQGSDFANARDRLSCEDVATMDLLQLSSQLQRVEHQRQSLQVKQENDSSCTLRIT from the exons ATGGAATCTTCTTGGGATTATGTTActgaagaagaaaaggggtATGTCTCCAACGATGCACTTTCTGCTgcacctcctcctcctcctcctagtACCCTTTTGAGAAGCAAAAGTTCCTTCCTTGGATGGGAACTGAAAACCCCATGTTCTAGCTTTGACAATCAATGTTTTGAAGAACTTGGTTTCCCTGAACTGTTGGGAAAACCATTGTTTAATGATCTAATTGGAGGTAGTGGACATGGTGGAAGAATCACAAGTAGTAGTAATAGTACTATTACAACTACTACTACTGTTGTGGACTCCAGTAGTGGCCGTGATTCCCTCATTGATTTGAAGCTTGGAAGATTTGCTGATCATGCTGATGTTAATGTTGCATCACTTTCCAAAGGAGCACCTGTTTTGTGTTCTTCTGTGTCGTCCACGGCCCCGAAGAGACCGCGAGGCTCTTTGGGTTTGCACTCGCAGACTTCTTACTGCCAAGTCTATGGCTGTAACAAGGATCTCAGCTCCTCTAAAGATTACCACAAGAGACACAAAGTTTGTGAGGTTCATTCCAAGACTGCCGTAGTTATAGTCAATGGCATTGAGCAAAGGTTTTGTCAGCAATGTAGTAG GTTTCATTTGCTGgctgaattcgatgatggtaaGCGCAGCTGTCGCAAACGCCTTGCAGGACATAACGAACGGCGAAGAAAACCACAAGCAGGTATTCACTCTGGAAAGGCTGCGACGTTGCTTCATCCATGTGGTAGTG ATAGCAGATTCCAGGGAACCATGCTATCGTCGGCATCTTTTATCTCCTCGGATTCAGATAAATACGGAATGAGTAGCTTCTGGAAACCCGGTAAAGCAGAACACGGGGCCGATTTTTGGCATCCTGAGTCAAGATCTCTTTTCCCTTCATACAATGGAAAACAAtttccctttcttcatgagAGTGGTGCTACATCCACTACTACTGAAAGCATCTTCTATGAAAACAATAACCAATATAAGCATGTCATTGCGGCCCAACATCCAGGGTCAAGACCACTATTTCAGAACAGCTCCTTAGGAAGTGACGACTTCAATCTTTTCGATACATCATCAACTGTTCAAGGATTGTCGGGAATTTCGGACTCGTGTTGTGCTCTCTCTCTTCTGTCATCTCAATCCCAGAACTCTTCAAGCCAATCGTCCGGAATTCCCTTTGTTCCCCCCATGGTTAGTCCAAGCAGCCACAGCCATCCTTGCAGCATAAGTCAAGTCTCTGAAAAGATAGGAATGAGCTCGCAAACTTCTTCGTGCCGAGTGTACGATAGGTTTCCATCGGCGCTGAATCCTGCAAGTGGAAGCCAGCTTAGTCCTATACTTATATCAGACAATAACAATATTGTCAACTTCGAAATGGCAGACCGGATTTTCCAAGGTTCAGACTTTGCTAATGCTAGAGATCGTCTTTCATGTGAAGATGTTGCAACAATGGACTTGCTACAGCTGTCGTCGCAGCTTCAACGAGTCGAGCATCAAAGGCAGTCCTTGCAGGTTAAGCAAGAAAATGATTCTTCCTGCACTCTCCGGATTACTTAA